A genomic region of Papaver somniferum cultivar HN1 chromosome 7, ASM357369v1, whole genome shotgun sequence contains the following coding sequences:
- the LOC113297760 gene encoding histidine kinase 5-like produces the protein MVCEMGDDNLEDVDMEVPLSSMWPEDLDKEVGRKFNIEKPGLDQGMLEQVKTQEDALKVDFKRLYELTSYSEKGSIQLNNLVKSWEYKQNNAVRLLNEERVILIKQRKEIELKKLEIQEEHRFDEASLGDKRPISIFEGDYDIWDAAPRRRLDIVVQEKRVEVDAEFDTVKYWKLKAKQLEKWLEESLQREQALEEKLQENIKLLETQASPVEELSQVLKRADNFLHFVLQNAPIVIGHQDKDMRYRFIYNHFPSLGEEDIIGKTDVEIFSGTGVKESQDFKREVMEHGKPAKREITFSTELFGSKTFLIHVEPVFNKAGETLGVNYMGMDITDQVIKREKVAKLREAIAVQKAKETELNKTIHITEETMRAKQMLATMSHEIRSPLTGVVSMAEILSNSRLDREQRQLLDVMMSSGDLVLALINDILDLSKVESGVMKLEATKFRPREVVKHVLQTAAASLQKELTLKGHVEEKVPLEVIGDVLRIRQILTNLISNAVKFTHEGSVGIDLSVVSEPLHCLRNGEVSENNGAPNDRKNTGSAEDEYREDNPQKYENTVWIKCDVYDTGIGIPEKAIPTLFKKYMQASADHARKYGGTGLGLAICKQLVELMGGHLTVTSTVNSGSTFTFLLPYKVSPEREPSDDFEDMDGHEVVSLCDENTDEIDSGVYLFEPRTLSSLFSSDGSSSRTSKSSTNKLGYNSMNKLNKFSQDTFAFNSKYNCTSRGVASLEDASSATDAARPFSQPGTSLEQDRNGSHRSDSCHNESNSLPQQNYATESPRSERKWVETDKIMQVTGQRQDHDGGKCNGSAELNKSNWKPKILLAEDSKINVLVANKMMKQLGHTLDIVNNGAEAIRAVQNHRYDLVLMDVYMPVMGGLQATRLIRSFEETGSWDAAVEAGIERPTSGSLQNGQDSRASKRRLPIVAMTANAESESAAECLANGMDSFISKPVNLQKLKECLKQFLQC, from the exons ATGGTTTGCGAAATGGGGGACGACAATCTAGAAGATGTGGACATGGAAGTACCTCTTTCTTCCATGTGGCCTGAAGATCTTGATAAAGAAGTCGGGAGAAAATTTAATATAGAAAAGCCTGGATTGGATCAAGGTATGCTAGAACAGGTTAAAACCCAGGAGGATGCTCTCAAAGTGGATTTTAAGCGGCTTTATGAATTGACGAGTTACAGCGAGAAAGGGTCGATTCAGTTGAATAACCTTGTCAAGAGCTGGGAGTATAAGCAGAATAATGCTGTTCGTCTTCTCAATGAAGAGCGTGTCATCTTAATTAAACAAAGGAAAGAAATTGAGCTCAAAAaattggagattcaagaggaacatCGGTTTGACGAAGCAAGTCTAGGTGATAAGCGGCCAATATCTATATTTGAAGGAGATTATGATATATGGGACGCTGCACCTCGGAGGAGACTGGATATTGTTGTTCAAGAAAAGCGAGTCGAAGTAGATGCCGAATTTGACACTGTTAAGTACTGGAAGCTGAAGGCGAAGCAACTAGAAAAATGGTTAGAGGAAAGCTTGCAGAGAGAGCAGGCattagaagagaagctacaagaAAACATCAAATTGCTCGAGACACAAGCATCACCGGTAGAAGAATTGTCCCAGGTGTTAAAAAGAGCCGATAATTTCTTACACTTTGTTCTCCAGAATGCACCAATTGTCATCGGCCACCAG GACAAAGATATGCGATATCGATTCATTTACAATCATTTTCCAAGTTTGGGAGAGGAG GATATCATTGGAAAAACAGATGTGGAAATTTTTAGTGGAACTGGTGTTAAGGAATCCCAAGACTTCAAGAGAGAAGTCATGGAACATGGTAAACCTGCAAAGCGGGAAATCACGTTCTCGACTGAACTATTTGGGTCAAAGACATTTTTGATACATGTGGAACCTGTATTTAATAAGGCAGGAGAAACTCTTGGTGTGAACTATATGGGAATGGATATAACAGATCAG GTTATAAAAAGAGAAAAGGTTGCAAAGCTTAGAGAGGCAATAGCTGTACAAAAAGCTAAGGAAACGGAACTTAACAAAACGATTCACATTACAG agGAAACAATGCGAGCGAAACAAATGCTAGCAACAATGTCTCATGAGATAAGGTCTCCCCTCACAGGGGTTGTTAGTATGGCCGAGATTCTCTCTAACTCGAGACTAGATCGTGAACAACGGCAATTGTTGGATGTCATGATGTCTTCTGGAGACCTAGTCTTGGCACTTATCAATGACATTCTTGACCTCTCCAAGGTCGAGTCAG GTGTTATGAAGTTAGAGGCTACAAAGTTTCGACCTAGAGAAGTGGTAAAACATGTTCTTCAAACCGCTGCAGCATCATTGCAAAAGGAATTAACCTTGAAAGGACATGTTGAAGAAAAGGTTCCTTTGGAG GTTATTGGTGATGTTCTAAGGATTCGACAAATTCTTACAAATTTGATCAG cAATGCAGTCAAGTTTACCCACGAAGGCAGCGTTGGAATAGACCTTTCGGTGGTCTCAGAGCCATTGCACTGTCTCAGGAATGGTGAAGTTTCAGAAAATAATGGAGCACCTAATGACAGAAAAAACACAggatcggctgaagatgaatacAGGGAGGATAATCCTCAGAAATATGAAAACACCGTGTGGATCAAGTGTGATGTATATGACACAGGAATTGGAATACCAG AAAAGGCAATACCTACACTCTTTAAAAAATACATGCAAGCAAGCGCAGATCATGCTCGAAAATATGGTGGGACTGGACTTGGCCTTGCAATCTGTAAGCAACTG GTGGAGTTGATGGGTGGTCATCTAACAGTGACTAGTACAGTGAACTCTGGTTCAACATTTACGTTTCTACTACCTTACAAGGTTTCACCTGAGAGAGAGCCATCCGATGACTTTGAAGATATGGATGGTCATGAAGTTGTTTCCTTATGCGATGAAAACACCGATGAAATAGATTCTGGCGTCTATCTCTTTGAACCACGCACATTAAGTTCTTTGTTCTCATCCGATGGATCGTCTTCAAGAACGAGTAAATCATCAACAAATAAATTGGGATATAACAGTATGAATAAACTTAACAAATTCTCACAGGATACATTTGCATTCAATTCTAAATACAACTGTACATCCAGAGGGGTGGCTTCACTCGAAGATGCCAGTTCAGCGACTGATGCTGCAAGGCCGTTTTCGCAACCTGGAACTTCATTAGAACAGGACAGAAATGGATCTCATAGAAGTGACTCATGTCATAACGAATCAAACTCCCTCCCACAGCAGAATTATGCAACGGAATCCCCTCGAAGCGAAAGGAAGTGGGTAGAAACAGATAAGATTATGCAAGTTACGGGTCAGAGGCAGGATCATGACGGAGGGAAATGTAATGGTAGTGCGGAACTAAACAAATCGAATTGGAAACCTAAAATCCTTCTTGCGGAAGATAGCAAGATTAATGTGCTGGTAGCAAATAAAATGATGAAGCAGTTAGGCCACACGTTAGATATTGTGAATAATGGAGCAGAAGCTATTCGGGCTGTACAAAATCATCGATACGATCTTGTTCTGATG GATGTCTACATGCCCGTCATGGGAGGCCTTCAAGCAACCAGGCTGATAAGATCTTTTGAGGAAACTGGAAGTTGGGATGCTGCTGTAGAGGCTGGAATTGAAAGGCCCACGTCGGGTTCATTACAAAATGGTCAAGATTCAAGGGCCTCTAAGAGACGGCTGCCCATTGTCGCG ATGACGGCAAATGCCGAGTCAGAGAGTGCTGCGGAATGTCTAGCAAACGGTATGGACTCATTTATATCCAAACCTGTTAATCTTCAAAAACTTAAAGAATGTTTAAAACAATTTCTACAATGTTAA